aaattaagtttttctgGAAAACCCGTAAAACTCAATttcacggttttggcgggaaaactcgatttgccggttttgtAGGGAAAACTCGATATTGCGGTtttagttttggcggaaaaactcgattttgcggtttcagcggaaaaactcgattttgcaattttggcgagaaaacccgatttgccggtttcggcggaaaactcgtttttgttgttttggcgggaaaacgcgattttgtagtttttggcaggaaaactcgatttgccggtttcggcggaaaaactcgatttgccggtttcggcggaaaaactcgtttttgtggttttggcgggaaaactcgattttgtggttttggcgggaaaactcgattttgcggttttggcggaaaaactagattttacggtttcggcgggaaaacccgatttgccggtttcggcggaaaacttgattttgtggttttggtggaaaaactcaaattagattttggcggaaaaaaacacaattttttttttgacggaaaaatttTATTCTTAGTTGTGGAGCAAAAACTCGATTTGGCGATTTTGGGAggaaaacttttgattttgatgctCAACAAATTGGAGGAAAGAAtcatatcatatcttaatttttctagttttatctttaaaatttaaaaacaaaaataaatgaaatattttttcaattaaatgagTTAACTCTGGTACCAGCCCTAACCCTTGATTATAATAGGGTTAAAATAGGGTTGGGTTAAAATAGGACTGAgcttataataaataaaagaggGCTGGGCCCTAACCCTGTAGTTAACATCCCTAACTGTCAAGGATCATTAAGGATGATGCAGGAACACAGGGTTCTAATGCAAAGAGATATGTTGGCTCTGCTTTAATGGCGGAGGTGCTAGCTCTTAAAACAGCACTAGAAGCTGCAACTCGACAAGGCCTCTCATATCTGAGGTGCTATTCCTGACTCTCGCAGTCTTGTTTCATTGCTCACAACGAACTCTTCTGTTGTTGAGCTCCAAGGCATCCTCCACGACATATGCGTGTTGAGAAGTTCCCTTACCTCTATCTCTTTTTACTTCATTCCTCGTTTAGAGAATGGATGTGCGGATCGCTTAGCAAAGTCTGCTCTTAGTTTCTGTATGAACTCTCCTCCCATAGTGGAGTaaccttgttttttttatttgaatgaaagaatgtttgaccaaaaaaaaaagcaaaccaAAAACCGAGATATGTATGGGAAAATTGTCAAACAAACCCCTGATTTTTCAAAACAAAGCATTTTTAACGGTTTACTCTTTTTACTGGTAAACTTAATTGTCTTTTTTACTTAGTTATTATAGCAAAGGGGAATGATCTCAATACCATGACATTATGAACAACAAATTTCAATGTATTTACAAACCGTTTCCAGTGGACATTCCTTTGACATTTCTGCCTATAATCCGATTcagattaaaagatatataatttgatCCATATTGATCTCAAAgctgttgcacaaaaaaaattgatcccAAAGTTATACAATTTTGAtcgataaaactaaaatttgataGATTAAAAGCTATAATAAGCAATAGTAAAGATTTAAATTTTGACTAAACATTTCTAATGTATTCTTTTAttccaaaatcaaattaaattaattcaaTCATACTCTATTTCAGAGTAATCACAATTTATGTTGAAACCAACCCCAAAAACATCTCATTAGATATGATAAATTGTTTTGCAAATATTACACGTCTCGGTCCTTTGAAAATGCTTTTGTTATTACAGCGGTCATTTGAAATTCATCAAATCTTGGTACTGAGATCATTAATACTTGTAATAATAATAGACCTAAAATTTTATCTTGAAGAAGCAACTaagtaaaaatagaaaaatcgtcaaatcaataaatataaaacaaagcCAAAAAACTTGGAATTATTTTATGGCACTTTAACCTTTATTTTCCTAAAATTGTTCATCgttttcatattttgttgaCTAGACTGTTTTTGATACACAATTAATGGTTGAATTTTGTGTATGAAAATGGTTTGATCAACAAAAAACAGACGGTATTTAATAACAGAAACTTAAAATGCCTTAATTGAAAGTTTAAGGTTTGATTTACAAATCCCACTtgatttgtaaaaataaaaaaactttgtaGATGATATTCatagtataatattatatgaatCTGAATCTAAACATGCatacaaaacccaaaaaatctaaaattgaataaatatatgaaattcaaataaacatacaaaatatgttttaaaatctaaataagtaattcaatttcatatttattttaataaaccTAATGTATTATCCATTGAAACTGAAATTtggataaaaataaattttaaacataattacAATATCATAAAGTTAGGTATTTAATGTTGTTGAGTTCAATGATACAAACAACTTATAATATCATTAAGTTTAATGTTAATAAGGTGTGTCTCTATAGAAGCTTAATGATATTgtaattatgtttaaaattaatatatttagaaaatagaaACATGATGTATGTATTTAAAGTTGTTGAGTTCAATGATAAAGTCAAGCTGATGGATGTGTTACATTGtggatttaatatatattctcaAATAAGTCTAcaaaaaccataaaacaaattttcaacTAGTATGTTTTTGAGTCCATAGTTGACTTCTTCAACTGCACATGAAGGAGATATATCTTGtaaatttgttttgaaatgaatttggataaaaatattatttcatcgATGAAAGAAAACTGTGAGTTTAATAAACCAACACTAGAGATTATATAGCTACACGTAGTAATTTTGAGAAATGATGCATATCTTATGTGCTTGTAGCATGTCatgaattttttcaaaaggtTTCAGTTGATGCATGTGTTGGGTACATTTAAACATCTAGTTTTATCTCTCTATATAGAGAAATTTCTCAATGCTAGGTAATTAAGAAAATTAAGCCATTAATTTAAGGATCCAAAAAAATTCCTTGGCTCATAAAATGGCTAAGCATTATCATGCTCATCTTGGTATTTTGGAACAAATGATTTCCGAGAACATATAGCGAATTAATCAAGTAGTTTCGATTTTGTTATGCACTATTTATGACCACTAAATTACTTGAAATATGATGTGATTTGGGAggttttattttccttttttgaaattgaattgGGTGTTGATAAGTGCCCATGAAGAATGTCTTATGTTTGGCATATATGATTTTCTAAACCAAACATTACATGTTAGAAGCTACTAGCTAAATTTCAAAGTATTCAtgtataaatagttttatgaacTAGTTAGTGAAGATCGTAGATCAAGAATTGGTCTTGAGTCATTCCTCAAGTCTTAGTTCAATCAAATCAATACTCATATTGAATCTTATTCACCATGATTAGAGGAATGAAGAATTTCATTTGTGCAAGTCGATTCAATGTAACATCCTTAGTTGATTGCAGTTTTATGGAAACTTTTTTTTAGATAGCATGTAATGTCAAATATAGGTAAATGTGTGTGTCTCTATAGAATTCAATAAAACATTAATCTGAGGCATAATAAGACTTAATAAATTTAAGAGTCATTTTAACAGAATAATGCCATTAGTAAAAttctaaaaagaaatatatagatTACAGCTGCAAATATGCTTATCTAGCAATGAGATGAACAATAACAACAAATCTCTATGCGTATCGCTATCCAAACAAATCTCTATGCTTATCTAGCTATGAGATGAACAACAACCAGTCCTATGACCAAACAAGTACATTTAAAGAATGTATATACATAATCACATCAATTAACAATTGATTATTTGCTGATGTGGTACATTAACCTTTCTTAAGCTAAGCTTCTTCGAAGAAGGTTTTGAAATCCTCTTCGGACTTGAAGACATCATAGATAATATGATGCACTTTCATCAGCAATAAGGGGAATCTACTCCTTGAGATTAGAAGAGTAGTGCTCAAAATTAGCAAGCTTGATTGTGTTCACCAACATTTTGTCTGAGAGTGCTATTACAACAAACTTCTCTTCAGTTGAACAAGGGTTCAAAAGGTACTTTTCTTTGTCCTGGCTTAGAATGCTTGTAGCTCCTTTTGCTTCCTTGTTACAAGACAAGAAGGCTGCTGCATAGTTGTAGTCTTTGCCACCAGGTTCCATCCTGTGAGTCACAGACTACGACCACCATCTCATTTTGCTTCACAGAGTTACTGTCTTTGACATCTCCTGCAACTGTGTTATCATCGACTTCCACTTGTTTGATATAGCTGTCTCATTTACACAAGCAACATCTGGACCACCTTTGTCACCATTTCTGATCAACAATGTGGAGAGCCAAAGAAGCCCccataagagaaaaaaaaaagagacaagaAAACTTTGACAGCTTTCGATTGCAGCCTACAAGGTAGTacatgagaaaaaaataactatGTAAGTCAAAGGATTCGTAACTTCAGACTgtaataaaataacataaaaacaagAACGTAACTTCAGACTGTAATAAAATAACCCAAGTATTCGTAAGAAACCTAACATGCTTCCTGGCATGGGAAGATCCTGGTCAAGAAGGGGATTCACCTCCTCTGTAGAGAGAAGATTCTGCTTCTCGGTAGAAATTCTCAATAGATCGGTTTCGGGCACACTATTAGAGTTGAGGAAGTCTGCAAGATGGGAAGAACCCATCTTTACCGCTGCGCTGTCGCCATACATTGCGTATTCCAACTTTCCTCTCTTTCTACCGTCGCTATCCATTAGGTTTTCTAAAGTTATTCACTTTTCTTCCTCACGAAACCTCCGCCGATTAGGTTTTCGTTTCGTTCTCCGTCcctttgagtctctctctcttcttactTTGACagactctatctctctctcgcGCTCGTGCGTTGTTTAAACAAAGAGTCCTCACCTCTATATATTTTGTGGGTCCATGCTACCAAAGGTAATATTTTTAccttccaaaaataaaataaaatgttatattatattattaatatcattaaaattacaTGTATTATTTTACTTTGATTTATCAGAAggaatataaactaaaataacatGTACAATTTATTTAACACACTTACCATTactattttccttttaaaataaaaaaaaaaaaaaatatttcaaattacaGAAAAAAACTACAACTACTGGGCAGATACTACCGACCGTTATGAGTTGAATATGAGTTAGAAGCTGAATCAGATTATTAGCCAATTATGAGTACTAAATGGGCTCTAGTTAGCTTTAgtctataaatttaaattttgaatggATCTGCATCCGACCCGGGCCCATGAGACACACCCGAACCTCACtgcaagaaaaaacaaataggTCCAAAATAACAAGAAGGAAGAAGCTCTTAGAGATCCTTCAATAGAAAAGCCTTACCTCTGCACTGGTTATGACATTTTCTTGCTTTGGGAGCCTTGTACAATGTGAGTTTCTACCTACATATGCATTATCCTTAACAGCAGCAAGTTTGGGAATCTTATAAAGTTGTGTATTGTGTTCCTATAAGGTGTgctaggcctgggcataaaatccggaatccggaatccgatccgaacccgaaccgaaaaaccctACCCGTTATCCACtccgaaatgtaaaaatacctgaacgggtcttgtagggtggtacaaaaaacatccgaacccgaagtgttattaaccgaatccgaacgAGTAGcccgaaaaattcaaaattaatagtcaatataatttttttgaaatatatataagtatttcaattattaaattcaatatttgtggtaatatgatatataataataaatattaaaattttaataaatgatttaagtacacaattagttataaataagtattttataatttgatgattgaaataaaaagtctagGCAATACATATagtttacaaatgatgtttgttttcatgcttgatttaacatttttttgttcttttatcaattttatgtgtgatagattaatttttatttaattttagatgtttttctttatattttgcttcaaaattattgtttttttacttcggttatatccgaaccgaactgaTATAGCCCAAatccgtacgatatatgattacttaatGGGTTTTAGgatgcaatacaattttgaaccgaacccaaAGTGTTATATTCGAACCCGACccatactaataaaattttagtatggaaCATAGGAGcgtaaacccgaaaacccgaaaaacctGATCTGAacgccaacgggtacccgaacgcccaggcctaagGTGTGCTATGGCGCTTGTGCATCAAAGAATAAAACGAATATTCTATGCTTTTCCAAACCCCCACAGCAGGGGTCCCGGGAGTGTTCATAGACTGCAAGGAGAAAAGAGCTTAAATCACCATTACCCAGTGTTCAGAGTTTTGCTGCCTGAGGGTGCCCATAATGCTCCCCATCAAGGTCTCAAACATGTTACAGCCCAGTCATAATTGTATTACAAGTTCTGATTCAGGAAGCTGATGCTTTGTTCTTTACTTGTTTTACTGTGTAGTTGTCAGAAACCTGTTGGTTTAGTGAAACAAGATAAACGTGAAAGAACTTTATATGAAACTTATTTTTACTGGTTAGATGTGAGTTTCTTAATCATACTATATATAGTCTTTAAGAATGCTCTAGTTTTACGAAAATTGTAATAAACATGCTATAAGTTGATGTCAAACTGAGACATGGAACTTGAAGCCGAAAGTTGATTCCAATATCAGTTCTCTGTTGCTTGAACCAGGAGTTTCTCATGTCCGTATTGAGAAGCCTTCTTCAAGACACTCAGTTCTAAGATCTTCCATGAGACCCTGAAACATAGCTGGATTGCTCGTAACAACTGCATCCACGCCTAAGTGAAGCATCCTTTTCATTGGATCAGTCTCATCCACAGTCCATGCGTAAACCTCTTTCTTTCTCCTGTTCATCGGATCAAGCAAGGTTTGTAAGCACATGGAAAGCGAACGGTAGTGTGTTGGTTGAAAACATTGGATTTTATTGCTTACCGATGCACAACTGTCATCAAGTTTTCATCGATCAAGGGATGATAGACTCCAACAACACTAGCTCCCTTCATTCTCAGTAGTTTGCTTCTCACTCCAGTCAAAGGATCCACCATCACAATGTATCCCACCTGCCAAGAGAATAACAAAAGTCCAATCACAATTCACAAGGAAAACTAGACCCAACATCTCTATCCAATTCTCACATTAATCTACTTACTGTAAGATCTGGTGCTCGTCTGATTAGGTCCCTAGCCAAACTGTCGCTTTTGGCCCATACGATGCAATTCTTGCACCGCGCTTTCTCAATCTAATAACAACAGAGGACTGATGATTCAGGTAGACAGAGAAAGAACTATCACAATTAAAGTGAACAAAGCATAAAAATGATCCATACTCTGTTTTATTTACAACAGCAGTTTCTAGTTGCGAGTGCACAAAGATACAAGGAGAGAGCTGGTTTAAGAAAGCTCATGAGTAATCAAAAaccttattttatatttgcagACATTTGATAAGGAGCAAACAAAGATCTAAAGCTTTATaggcacaaaaaaaaaactgatagtACTTACAACAGAGAGAATGTCTAGTGCGAGTCCCTTTTCATACATTGGGGGTCCGACTTTAGCATCAAGAATCACTTGCCGGACTGAAGTTGATATCGCCTAAGTAAGATGATTGACGAGTAAGGTTACACTTGTTAATAATCAGCAATTACAAAGCAAACCACGagaagataataataataacaaagcAAAAAGTGTAACTTTGAGGAGGGATTACAGCTAAAGCATCTTCAAGGGTAGGAATCCTACGATTTTCCAAGGTCCCTTTAACAATCTGTGAAACATCAAGTTCCTTGATCTGCCAAAAAGATCACGCACTTTAAATCAAGATCCCAGCAGATGATGGGGGGAATGgaatggagatgatgatgatgatgagacaCCTGTTTCATGCTCAGATCTCCGACTTGGACAGAAGAGTTACGAGCTATACGCTGCAGATCCCTGACTGTGCATATGATGATCATAAGACGAAGAACATCTCCAATAATGAGAATCCAAATACAAAACGAAACGAAACGAAGAGAAAGGAGACGAGCTCTGTAACCTGTTGTGGAGAGCGAATAGAACACCATCGGAGGAACGAGAAACATCAACCTCAATGCAATCGACACGAGTACCAATCGCGTAACTGTAAGCATCCATCTGACAATAGAGAGAGTAAGGTTTACAATAAGAGTGTGAAGAGGAGGGAGCAATGATCGAGATTCGagaaatgtatatatacatacagtGTTTGGGAAAGCTAAGGTGGAATCGCCGCCGTGAGCACAGACACGTGGAGGATGCTGGAGCCAATCGCACTTCTTCGCGACGTTCTGGCGAATTCGTCGGAGCTTGAAGTGGAAGAAGAGAGGAGGGACGATTGCTAAGAATACCACTGCGAATAGAATCATCCTCTTGAGTTTTCTCGAGTACAATGGCCTGAAGAGATGAAGACGGCGCCGAGTTCCTCCGCCGTCGAGTGGCCGTCTTCTCTGCCGCCGCCACTCGAAGATCGCCATTTGGTGTCAGATCAGAGAGGCTGGGAGATGATGGTGAAAGTAAAAGTAAGTTTATTTATTACGATTGAAAAAGTTGACCAATGATAATCGAACGTGTGTCTTTTGTTAACTTATAGGAGTATTTAACATTTCAATAGATTAATAGCTCAAATACACTCCCTCCATTCTAAGACTATTcatattttaggaaaaaaaactgtttcaaaaaatacattttaaaatatttttaatgcattttattaataaataataataataaactgtaaacttctaaaaaaaaattaaatgtgtttattaaattttgattggataaaaaatataagaaatagctAATCGAAAAATAATGTATTcgtaatcaaaatttatattttttttatatgtatgaaAACTCTAAAACATACATCATTTTGGAACGAATGGAGTATTAGTTACTCATAAATCTAATCTTCACATTTTATTTAGCCATTTTTTGCTGAAGATCAAAGAGGTTATGAggtttaaaaaacaattatcatTTGGAAATAGTTTAATGAACATAAAACATTCAATAGGTTTCTATTTTCTCAAGTATTGTTACTCATAATCTAATTTTCACTTGATAGTTTCTTTCATTTTCACAAATGTAGGTATAATTTTGCCAATTAAcagtataaaaaaaaaccattttatTCTCATTTGCTCAATATCTGAAAAGTAAAGAGTAAATGtaagaaaagaaaagcaaaagagGTAGCAAATGAAATCATTACATTCAAGAACTTCGTTGTATCTCTTAGGAACCATTGTGAATGCTTGTGGAAACGTGTGTCGATTTTCACTTTTGATGAAAACTACTCTTTGTATCGCATTGTCTCTTTCTCGAACCCAATCGTTGGGAACTGTTTAGCGTATTCTTCAATCATCTCACGAAGCTTTGCCATCTCTGACTGTAACTTCTCATTTGATTGCATCGTTGCTACAAAGTCCTTCAGCTTTGTTCCTGCATTACATTAACATTATACATCCCTCAATATAATTCAGAGAGCAcgacacacacaaaaaaaaactagacgGTTTATGTATATACCTTGAGACTCTGCCTTGATCTTCAAGGCTATCTTGACGGCTAAATCAAAGTATTCAGCCACTTTTGCAAAATCTTCTTCAATGAATCCTCTTGATGTGAGAGCTGGTGTTCCTGTAAGAAGAAACACATACAGTTCTTTTAGTTATCACCAGGTGTTCCTATGATCACAGACAAAAGTTAGTAGAGTTTCAAAACTAGTAATGCCAAGAAGGATGAATATTACTACTTTTACGACATACTAACACATTACTTCTTTCAGTGTTCATTTTAAGAGCCTTACCCATACGGATGCCGCCTGGAACCATGGCGGAAACATCACCAGGAACAGTGTTCTTGTTTGCTGCAATATGTACTGATTCTAATACTTTTTCCACTCTTGATCCATCTATTCCCTGCAAACACACCGTTTCCAATATCATCATCCATTAGCAGAGAAATTTAGCGACACTATGCACTGCTTAATGAGGTTCACagtacaaaaacaaaacatttacaCTTGATTTGCTACATGAGGTCAGCAAATCGTCGGTCGGAGAAATGAAATCGCACAATATAATATATGAGAAGCAAGAAATCATAATTGATTTAGTTCACCGTACTAAAACCAAATTCTATGAGTTTAAGTTATGTTCTCTAAAACAGATCTTCTTGTGCAAAGATATAAGTAAAAAAGCAAGCATTCTAGACATTAAAGGGTACATACCATAAAAGATAGAACGGGATATACCTTATTTTTCAAGTTCACCAAGACTAAATGATTGTCAGTGCCTCCAGATACTAAGTCATATCCTTTTGATAGCAAAGTCTGCAATTACAAGCCatattttacaaacaaaaaggGAGATGATTAAGTAGGCGTCATACTCAGGTGTTACAAACATGGCAGGATACTTGAGGTATATCAACTAATTTACTCAACTAAGAAGATGACAATCTGCAAACACATCTCACCTCAGCAAACTTTGAGCAATTGCGGAGAACTTGATCCTGATAAGCCTTATACTCTGGTGATTTCACCTGTAATAGAGTAAATCGACAAGACACGAAGGCTATGAAAGAGAGAACAAGAAAATCCTAGTATAGACCTTAACCAGAAAGTTAAAAGGAGTTCACGGTACAAAATAGACAATACATAATAATTTCATATAAAAGAGTTTGCTGGACGAACCTGCTTCAGAGCAACTGCTAGACCTGTTATAGTATGATTATGTGGACCACCTTGCAGTCCAGGAAAAACAGCTGCATTGATTCTGTCCTCATAGTCATACATGACCTGCCATGTATAGATACAACCCATATATGATCAAATACAACTAAATATATTCAGAACTTGAAAGTTATTTACTAATTCATTTACACCAATATAACTTGAAATCCACCTCTTTTCCTTGTTTGTTAACCTCTTTCAATCCCTTCCTAAAGAATATCATAGCCCCTCTGGGACCTCGAAGAGATTTGTGAGTTGTAGTCGTAACAACATCAGCATACTCAAAAGGAGAAGGAATAACACCAGCCGCAACCAACCCACTAATGTGAGCCATATCTGCCAGCATAACCGCCTTTTGCTTGTCACAGACCTGCAAATTTGTCATGCACAAACTTTAAAAATGCAATCTGCATCCAACTTTAGTAATTATACTTCACACTCTAGAGTTGGGACAGTATCTTACCTTACGG
This Brassica napus cultivar Da-Ae chromosome C6, Da-Ae, whole genome shotgun sequence DNA region includes the following protein-coding sequences:
- the LOC106404577 gene encoding glycerophosphodiester phosphodiesterase GDPD4 — protein: MAIFEWRRQRRRPLDGGGTRRRLHLFRPLYSRKLKRMILFAVVFLAIVPPLFFHFKLRRIRQNVAKKCDWLQHPPRVCAHGGDSTLAFPNTMDAYSYAIGTRVDCIEVDVSRSSDGVLFALHNRDLQRIARNSSVQVGDLSMKQIKELDVSQIVKGTLENRRIPTLEDALAAISTSVRQVILDAKVGPPMYEKGLALDILSVIEKARCKNCIVWAKSDSLARDLIRRAPDLTVGYIVMVDPLTGVRSKLLRMKGASVVGVYHPLIDENLMTVVHRRKKEVYAWTVDETDPMKRMLHLGVDAVVTSNPAMFQGLMEDLRTECLEEGFSIRT
- the LOC106402348 gene encoding serine hydroxymethyltransferase 2, mitochondrial, giving the protein MMALALRRLSSSLKKPIFSNGVSLRSMSSLPTSAMADSERSRSSWIKQLNAPLEEIDPEIADIIELEKARQWKGFELIPSENFTSASVMEAVGSVMTNKYSEGYPGARYYGGNEYIDMAESLCQKRALEAFHLDPSKWGVNVQSLSGSPANFQVYTALLKPHERIMALDLPHGGHLSHGYQTDTKKISAVSIFFETMPYRLDESTGYIDYDQLEKSAVLFRPKLIVAGASAYARLYDYARIRKVCDKQKAVMLADMAHISGLVAAGVIPSPFEYADVVTTTTHKSLRGPRGAMIFFRKGLKEVNKQGKEVMYDYEDRINAAVFPGLQGGPHNHTITGLAVALKQVKSPEYKAYQDQVLRNCSKFAETLLSKGYDLVSGGTDNHLVLVNLKNKGIDGSRVEKVLESVHIAANKNTVPGDVSAMVPGGIRMGTPALTSRGFIEEDFAKVAEYFDLAVKIALKIKAESQGTKLKDFVATMQSNEKLQSEMAKLREMIEEYAKQFPTIGFEKETMRYKE